The following proteins are encoded in a genomic region of Stegostoma tigrinum isolate sSteTig4 chromosome 2, sSteTig4.hap1, whole genome shotgun sequence:
- the LOC125460763 gene encoding atypical chemokine receptor 4-like: MEDEDIYDYYQNGFYNWTYSDYRNYSINYDDYYYICEKDNVRQFAKYFLSVFYTVTLIIGLAGNSLVVVIYIYYKKLRSKTDLYILNLAIADLLLLITLPFWTVYVIHGWILGVAMCKICSALFVMNFSAGMLFLACISVDRYLASSKVASPQTVGSKGKAVCVCVWAAAILLSVPDFVFTSVHGAGSRTLCISIFPSHMARSAKATIQIFEILLGFAVPSLVMLYCYSMVAKAVCRAPSGKKRGALRVLLAVVGVFLLTQLPYNAVRLCRLLNLLHMIISECHSSKKMDIAIQVTETIALFHSCLNPIVYAFMGASFKGYILRAVKEYSYHRRHRDRSISLECSFNSLSQSENTSSFTI; the protein is encoded by the coding sequence ATGGAGGACGAAGACATTTATGACTATTACCAGAATGGTTTTTACAACTGGACTTACAGCGACTACAGAAATTACAGCATCAACTATGACGACTATTATTACATATGCGAGAAGGATAATGTTAGACAGTTCGCCAAGTACTTCCTGTCAGTGTTCTACACCGTCACTCTGATCATTGGGCTCGCTGGAAATTCACTGGTGGTGGTCATTTACATCTATTACAAAAAGCTCAGGTCGAAAACAGACTTGTACATCCTGAATCTGGCCATTGCTGACTTGCTGCTTCTCATCACCCTCCCCTTCTGGACAGTCTACGTAATCCACGGCTGGATATTAGGGGTGGCCATGTGTAAGATCTGCTCCGCTCTCTTCGTCATGAACTTCAGTGCTGGCATGCTGTTCCTTGCCTGCATCAGCGTTGACCGGTACTTGGCTAGCTCCAAGGTGGCGAGCCCTCAGACCGTCGGCAGCAAAGGGAAGGCGGTCTGCGTTTGCGTCTGGGCAGCAGCCATCTTGCTGAGCGTCCCAGATTTCGTTTTCACCTCGGTGCACGGGGCAGGGAGCAGGACGCTGTGCATCTCCATCTTCCCCTCGCACATGGCCCGTTCGGCCAAGGCCACCATCCAGATCTTCGAGATCCTCCTGGGCTTCGCCGTCCCGTCGCTGGTCATGCTGTACTGCTACTCGATGGTGGCCAAGGCCgtgtgcagggcaccgagtgggAAGAAGCGCGGAGCACTGCGGGTCCTCCTCGCTGTCGTGGGGGTCTTCCTCCTGACCCAGCTGCCCTACAACGCCGTCAGGCTCTGCCGCCTCCTCAATCTGTTGCACATGATCATCAGCGAATGCCACAGCAGCAAGAAGATGGACATCGCCATCCAGGTGACGGAGACCATCGCTCTCTTCCACAGCTGCCTCAACCCCATCGTGTATGCCTTCATGGGGGCATCATTTAAGGGGTACATCCTGAGGGCTGTCAAAGAGTACAGTTACCACCGTAGGCACCGCGACAGGTCCATTTCCCTCGAGTGCTCCTTCAACTCCCTGTCTCAGTCTGAAAACACCAGCAGCTTCACCATCTAG